Proteins encoded in a region of the uncultured Paludibaculum sp. genome:
- a CDS encoding Crp/Fnr family transcriptional regulator, whose product MFTTLTPEERQQIAALAVEKVYAAGETLFFEGTPCEGLYVIGSGSVKILKTSPSGREIMLSVESAPSSVAEVPLFDNGDYPATVTALRDCVVFLVRKEDFRRFCRQHPEVPIKVLALVGRRLRQLVGVIEAVTFGSVRQRLAQALLQAEREADGSVHIPLTHEELALRLGTVREVVSRNLARFQAEGMVRIVKRQIEIADRTALQAEADTEY is encoded by the coding sequence TTGTTTACGACATTGACTCCGGAAGAGCGGCAGCAGATTGCGGCGCTCGCGGTGGAGAAGGTGTACGCGGCCGGGGAGACCCTGTTTTTCGAGGGCACACCCTGCGAAGGACTGTATGTGATTGGGTCCGGCAGCGTAAAGATTCTGAAGACCAGCCCCTCGGGGCGAGAGATTATGTTGAGCGTGGAGTCGGCGCCGTCGAGCGTGGCGGAAGTGCCTCTGTTCGACAATGGCGACTACCCGGCGACGGTGACCGCTTTGCGTGACTGTGTCGTCTTCCTGGTGAGAAAGGAAGATTTCCGGCGGTTTTGCCGGCAGCATCCGGAGGTGCCAATTAAGGTTCTTGCCTTGGTGGGCCGGAGGCTGCGCCAGCTTGTGGGCGTGATTGAAGCAGTGACCTTCGGGAGCGTGCGTCAGAGACTGGCGCAGGCGTTGCTGCAGGCGGAGCGGGAGGCCGATGGGAGTGTCCACATCCCGTTGACCCACGAGGAGTTGGCCCTGAGGTTGGGTACCGTGCGCGAGGTGGTTTCGCGCAATCTGGCGCGATTTCAGGCGGAAGGCATGGTCAGGATTGTGAAGCGGCAGATCGAGATTGCCGACCGGACTGCTTTGCAGGCCGAGGCCGATACCGAGTATTGA
- a CDS encoding TIGR04053 family radical SAM/SPASM domain-containing protein: MRDFSQAPFLVIWEVTQACDLACKHCRASARPDRDPGELTFSEAQATLRQIKDFGDPLLVFTGGDPLKRPDLFELLRESVALGLRTTVTPSATPLLTDDAVSRIKDCGVSRMAVSLDGADAAAHDSFRQVSGSYDRTMAALRHAARIGLETQINTTVTRHNVESLDRIARVVGAEKARLWSVFFLVVTGRASLADDLTAEEYEQVFEFLYQTSLDVPFDIKTTEAQHYRRYVAQRRKAQGGVRSASAPAGIIQRQAGINDGKGFLFISHTGEIFPSGFLEVSAGNVRRTPLQQAYCDSGLFRVLRDSDSLTGKCGGCEYRNLCGGSRSRAFALTGDYLASDPRCSYMPVGAA; the protein is encoded by the coding sequence ATGCGCGACTTTTCACAAGCTCCTTTTCTCGTGATCTGGGAAGTGACGCAGGCCTGCGACCTGGCCTGCAAGCACTGCCGGGCTTCGGCGCGGCCCGACCGGGATCCGGGCGAACTGACCTTCTCCGAAGCCCAGGCGACGCTGCGCCAGATCAAGGACTTTGGGGATCCGCTGTTGGTCTTCACCGGTGGGGATCCGCTGAAGCGCCCCGATCTGTTTGAGTTGCTGCGTGAGAGCGTGGCTCTGGGCCTGCGGACGACGGTGACGCCGAGCGCAACCCCGCTGCTGACCGACGACGCGGTGTCGCGGATCAAGGATTGCGGTGTTTCGAGGATGGCGGTGAGTCTGGACGGGGCGGATGCGGCGGCGCACGACAGTTTCCGGCAAGTGTCGGGGTCGTACGACCGGACGATGGCCGCGCTACGTCATGCGGCGCGGATTGGGCTGGAGACGCAGATCAATACGACCGTGACGCGGCATAACGTGGAGTCGCTGGACCGGATCGCGCGGGTCGTGGGGGCAGAGAAGGCGCGTTTGTGGAGCGTCTTCTTCCTGGTGGTAACGGGGCGGGCCTCGCTGGCCGACGATCTGACCGCCGAGGAGTACGAGCAGGTGTTCGAGTTCCTGTACCAGACATCGTTGGACGTGCCATTCGACATCAAGACGACCGAGGCGCAGCATTACCGGCGGTATGTGGCGCAGCGGAGGAAGGCACAGGGTGGGGTGCGTAGCGCGAGTGCTCCTGCGGGGATTATCCAGCGGCAGGCAGGGATCAATGACGGCAAGGGGTTTCTGTTCATTTCGCATACGGGCGAGATCTTCCCGTCTGGCTTCCTGGAAGTATCGGCGGGGAATGTGCGGCGGACCCCTCTGCAGCAGGCGTATTGCGATTCGGGGTTGTTCCGGGTGCTGCGGGATTCCGACTCACTGACGGGCAAGTGTGGGGGGTGTGAGTACCGGAATCTGTGCGGAGGGTCGAGGAGCCGGGCGTTTGCTCTGACGGGGGATTATCTGGCCTCGGATCCGCGGTGTTCGTACATGCCGGTTGGCGCGGCGTGA